One window of the Chlamydiota bacterium genome contains the following:
- the rnr gene encoding ribonuclease R, protein MSRNRLPSPEQILGFIASPRYRPMRRAELCRAFELSGDDARDLRKTLKELERAGRLVRVKGSRYAVPAEVNLVTGKLQVHPRGFGFVEPAGEAGGDVYIHGENMGGAMHGDTVAVRMLEEGRGRRGRGDGRREGRVVEILARANEIVVGTVEKTGALLRVAPDNPRLVRDVYIAAGDAGGARPGQKVLVRVTNWGTQQANPEGVITEVLGEAGEPETDLLAIIHDHKLRIQYPPAALKEARSVAQKPGPADLGGREDLRGEIIFTVDPETAKDFDDAVSLSRKGTDWILGVHIADVSHYVRPGGPIDDEARRRGTSVYFPGRVLPMLPEALSNDACSLREGEDRLALSAFVTVSPEGVVKASRFAPTVIRSRRRFTYARVSALLGGEALPEGEAERLILPVLREMERLAGLLRRRRFARGAINLDMPEAVIEFDDEGRIAAVRREEHDISHILIEEFMLAANEAVGAFFTARRAPALWRVHEKPDEKKLLEYLDLIKPFGHTIRDFRDPRAIQQFLDRVQGKPEAYALHLSFLRSLKLAVYSTRNVGHYGLGCPHYLYFTSPIRRYPDLVTHRFLKELCAGAKVSPPADLPGLAAHCSEAEQTAEDAERECVKLRKLQYLSGHLLDGTIDELQGVITGVRDFGFTVYLNDYLLDGLVHVSSLTDDFYRMAKNRSCITGERTRRRFRVGEIVTVRISRVDLPTRQVDFILAGPSAIRPPRSSRRRGFR, encoded by the coding sequence ATGAGCCGGAATCGTCTCCCCTCCCCCGAACAGATCCTGGGATTCATCGCATCCCCGCGCTACCGCCCGATGCGGCGGGCCGAGCTGTGCCGCGCGTTCGAACTCTCCGGCGACGACGCCCGCGATCTCCGCAAGACGCTCAAGGAACTCGAGCGCGCCGGGCGCCTCGTCCGGGTCAAGGGGAGCCGCTACGCCGTCCCTGCGGAGGTGAACCTCGTCACCGGGAAGCTCCAGGTGCACCCGCGCGGATTCGGCTTCGTCGAGCCCGCCGGAGAGGCCGGCGGCGACGTGTACATCCACGGCGAGAACATGGGCGGCGCGATGCACGGCGACACCGTGGCGGTCAGGATGCTCGAGGAGGGGCGCGGGCGCCGCGGGCGGGGCGACGGGCGGCGCGAGGGGCGCGTCGTCGAGATCCTCGCGCGCGCCAACGAGATCGTCGTGGGGACGGTCGAGAAGACCGGCGCCCTGCTGCGCGTCGCCCCCGACAACCCGCGCCTCGTGCGCGACGTCTACATCGCCGCCGGCGACGCCGGGGGGGCGCGGCCGGGACAGAAGGTCCTCGTCCGGGTCACGAACTGGGGCACGCAGCAGGCGAACCCCGAGGGGGTGATCACGGAGGTGCTCGGCGAGGCGGGCGAGCCGGAGACCGACCTCCTCGCCATCATCCACGACCACAAGCTCCGCATCCAGTACCCGCCGGCGGCGCTCAAAGAGGCGCGGAGCGTCGCCCAAAAGCCCGGCCCGGCCGACCTCGGGGGGCGCGAGGATTTGCGCGGGGAGATCATCTTCACCGTGGACCCGGAGACCGCGAAGGACTTCGACGACGCGGTCTCCCTCTCCCGGAAGGGGACCGACTGGATCCTCGGCGTGCACATCGCCGACGTCTCGCACTACGTCCGGCCGGGAGGCCCGATCGACGACGAGGCGCGCCGCCGCGGCACGAGCGTCTACTTCCCGGGGCGCGTCCTGCCGATGCTCCCCGAGGCCCTCTCCAACGACGCCTGCAGCCTCAGGGAGGGCGAGGACCGCCTCGCCCTGAGCGCCTTCGTCACCGTCTCCCCCGAGGGGGTCGTGAAGGCGAGCCGCTTCGCCCCGACCGTCATCCGCTCGCGCAGGCGCTTCACCTACGCCCGGGTGAGCGCCCTCCTCGGCGGCGAGGCGCTCCCGGAGGGGGAGGCCGAGCGCCTCATCCTCCCGGTCTTGCGGGAGATGGAGCGGCTGGCGGGCCTCCTCAGGAGGCGCCGATTCGCGCGCGGCGCCATCAATCTCGACATGCCGGAGGCGGTGATCGAGTTCGACGACGAGGGGCGCATCGCCGCCGTGCGGCGCGAGGAGCACGACATCTCCCACATCCTGATCGAGGAGTTCATGCTCGCGGCCAACGAGGCGGTCGGCGCCTTCTTCACCGCCCGGCGCGCCCCCGCGCTCTGGCGGGTGCACGAGAAGCCCGACGAGAAGAAGCTCCTGGAGTACCTCGACCTGATCAAGCCGTTCGGGCACACGATACGCGACTTCCGCGATCCCCGGGCCATCCAGCAGTTCCTCGACCGGGTGCAGGGGAAACCGGAGGCGTACGCCCTCCACCTCAGCTTCCTGCGCTCCCTGAAACTCGCCGTCTACTCGACCCGCAACGTCGGCCACTACGGCCTCGGCTGCCCGCACTACCTCTACTTCACCTCCCCGATCCGGCGCTACCCGGACCTCGTCACGCACCGGTTCTTGAAGGAGCTCTGCGCCGGCGCAAAGGTGTCGCCGCCCGCGGATCTGCCGGGGCTGGCCGCGCACTGTTCCGAGGCCGAGCAGACCGCGGAGGACGCCGAGCGGGAGTGCGTGAAACTGCGGAAGCTCCAGTACCTCAGCGGGCACCTCCTGGACGGGACGATCGACGAGTTGCAGGGGGTCATCACCGGCGTCCGCGACTTCGGCTTCACCGTCTACCTGAACGACTACCTCCTCGACGGGCTCGTGCACGTCTCCTCGCTCACCGACGACTTCTACCGGATGGCCAAAAACCGCTCCTGCATCACGGGCGAACGGACGCGGCGCAGGTTCCGGGTGGGGGAGATCGTCACCGTCAGGATCTCGCGCGTGGACCTTCCGACGAGGCAGGTGGATTTCATCCTCGCCGGGCCGAGCGCGAT